In Tachypleus tridentatus isolate NWPU-2018 chromosome 7, ASM421037v1, whole genome shotgun sequence, a genomic segment contains:
- the LOC143258205 gene encoding eclosion hormone-like: MNLSILHARLVTFLFLIMTSELVVTKSVGICIINCGQCKKMYGGYFLGQQCAEECISSGGQHLPDCNDPSSIGRYLHRLF, from the exons ATGAACCTAAGTATCCTACACGCTCGACTGGTAACTTTCCTTTTCTTAATCATGACGTCAGAGCTTGTTGTGACAAAATCTGTTGGAATTTGCataat aaaCTGTGGCCAGTGCAAGAAGATGTACGGAGGTTATTTTTTGGGTCAACAATGCGCTGAAGAATGCATCTCTTCCGGTGGTCAACATCTTCCTGATTGCAACGATCCTTCTTCCATAGGACGTTATCTTCACCGGCTCTTTTAA